From Rhodamnia argentea isolate NSW1041297 chromosome 10, ASM2092103v1, whole genome shotgun sequence, a single genomic window includes:
- the LOC115742050 gene encoding fructose-1,6-bisphosphatase, chloroplastic, with translation MVAAATSAAAPHRLLLSNRSCSLSNLSSFKLCALDSRALVSLKKRHVGTAAGGVRCMAVATDTAGTVKKKTGYNILTLTTWLLQQEKDGVIDAELTIVLSSISMACKQIASLVQRAGISNMTGVQGAVNIQGEDQKKLDVISNEVFSNCLRSSGRTGIIASEEEDVPVAVEESYSGNYIAVFDPLDGSSNIDAAVSTGSIFGIYSPNDECLADIGDDDNLDKAEQRCVVNVCQPGNNLLASGYCMYSSSIIFVLTIGKGVYAFTLDPMYGEFVLTQENIQIPKAGKIYSFNEGNYQLWDDKLKKYMDDLKDPGPTGKPYSARYIGSLVGDFHRTLLYGGIYGYPRDKKSKNGKLRLLYECAPMSFIAEQAGGKGSDGHQRVLDIQPVEIHQRVPLYIGSVEEVEKLEKYLA, from the exons ATGGTCGCAGCAGCCACATCGGCAGCGGCGCCTCACCGGCTCCTCCTCTCCAACAGGTCCTGCTCCCTCTCCAACCTCTCCTCCTTCAAGCTGTGCGCGCTAGACTCCAGGGCGCTCGTCTCACTGAAGAAGAGACATGTTGGCACCGCGGCAGGAGGGGTGAGGTGCATGGCGGTGGCGACGGACACGGCTGGgacagtgaagaagaagacCGGATACAATATCCTGACGCTGACAACATGGCTGCTGCAGCAGGAGAAGGATGGGGTGATCGATGCCGAGCTGACGATCGTGCTGTCCAGCATCTCAATGGCGTGCAAGCAGATTGCATCGCTTGTTCAGCGGGCCGGCATTTCGAACATGACAGGGGTTCAGGGGGCCGTCAACATCCAGGGTGAGGACCAGAAGAAGCTCGACGTCATCTCCAATGAG GTGTTCTCAAACTGCCTGAGATCGAGCGGGAGGACAGGGATAATAGCGTCAGAGGAGGAAGACGTGCCAGTGGCCGTGGAGGAGAGCTACTCTGGCAACTACATTGCGGTGTTCGACCCACTTGACGGGTCGTCCAACATCGATGCCGCCGTTTCCACCGGCTCCATCTTTGGTATCTATAGCCCCAATGACGAGTGCCTAGCTGACATCGGGGATGACGACAAC CTCGACAAAGCAGAGCAGAGGTGCGTGGTGAACGTGTGCCAGCCTGGGAACAACCTCCTGGCGTCGGGCTACTGCATGTACTCGAGCTCCATCATCTTCGTCCTCACCATCGGCAAAGGCGTGTACGCCTTCACCCTCGACCCGATGTATGGCGAGTTCGTGCTTACCCAGGAAAACATCCAGATCCCCAAGGCCGGCAAGATCTACTCCTTCAACGAGGGCAACTACCAGCTGTGGGACGACAAGCTGAAGAAGTACATGGACGACCTCAAGGACCCCGGCCCGACTGGCAAGCCGTACTCGGCCCGGTACATCGGGAGCCTCGTGGGCGACTTCCACCGGACACTGTTGTACGGCGGCATTTACGGGTACCCGAGGGACAAGAAGAGCAAGAATGGGAAGCTGAGGCTGCTGTACGAGTGCGCCCCGATGAGCTTCATCGCGGAGCAGGCCGGAGGGAAGGGTTCGGACGGTCATCAGCGGGTGCTGGACATACAACCCGTCGAG ATTCATCAGCGAGTGCCGTTGTACATTGGGAGCGTGGAGGAAGTTGAGAAACTGGAGAAGTACCTTGCTTAG